TCCAAGTGGTCCACGAGCCAGGCCGCATACTCCTCTGGCTTTTCCTGAAACAGCTTCTGCCCCGTAGACTCGCACACCTGGCAGTAGGTACACATGACATGGGCATCAACACAGAGTCCAGTAAGTAAGTCCACAGCACACCCAACTCCAATGTGCGAAGAGTGTCCACGAGTAAGCCAGGTGCCATCATAGCTCACAATAATGTTCAGGGTGTCATCTACACCAAGAGTAGTGCCACAGTATCTTGCATGAACTTCTCGAACATATGCTAAATCCATGTTTTTACAGAAATTTCTGAATGTGGTGGCTCCCAGTCCACAAGCAAGCGAGGAATACACTGCCTGTCTGTTCATGTCGAACACTTTTGTCTTGGATttatcgtcgaacgctgaagaagaagaagaagaagtcttggATTTAAATTTTGTCGCCAGATACTGTTCATACACAGGCTCTTcgaggagtttgggtgcgatttcggctcaaatgtactttagcgccctgaacttttacccggctgttttgcgctcgattttcacgctcacttcttcattgacgttcgaatcgatagttcgatgttttggcattacattcacatcaacaataaaacagtactgcttgttcatcatcgtcgtccatcaactctccacaacagtaaatccgtaacgcgcttgtcgccatcttgttgcaagggacgcgactggacacaacccaacagcgtttccgcgaagaaaaaacccagacatgcgcagtgaccctaccgtagctcaaccctgttcctcgcgaaaactcgctcaaaGAGACAAGCACTTGGTCAAGTTTGTTTTTGCACTGTGGACAGCACAAACTTGCAACCATACTGTCTACTTCGGCAAAGTCTACAACACCCCTCTGGGTTTTTACCAGGGTTTCAGTAGTAGCAGATGACTTAGTGTCAACTCCACCGGAAACAAACCTCTCATACGATTCTTTTTTGAACTCACTTCTTGTCTTCGTGCCGAGAATGTTTTCAGTCGAAGGAATCGACGCGGAAAAtgtagcactagcagacgaccCCAAAACCGGCACAAATTCTGTCACGTCAGTCAGCACAGAAGCTGATTGCGCTGATTTCTTCGCCTTCCATTGATTCTTCACTTGATCTGTCCTCTTTTTCGTAGATTTTGGGGCTCCTctggttgttgatggcttggtgcgaaccatttttgcacaggagcgtgtactttcactgcttgtaaacAAGCGCCATTGTTGTACCACGTGACCCCGGTTGAACGAATCAAGATCGCATCGTACGTCATACTCTCCGTATAAGGAAGTTGGCGTAGATTGAACTACATTGACAATGTTCCGTTTAGAGCCGAAGTAGTCCGGAAAATAACGAAACAACGGTCACATGCAAACAGGGGAGGCTATGTAGCATGCAACGTCATGCAGTGTTCGCCCtgtcgtctgctcaaatttgctgaTCAAGGTGTTGAAAATCGGCAATAATAAGGCAAGTTCAGGACAAATGAACGCAATCAGGCGAGGGTTGGtttgttgaatttatttttattacacaaaaaaaacatgtaTATGCAACATCAACGGcagaaattgaaagaaaaatgaccaCAGTTTTCCAAACAGTCAAAATGACTAAATGCCCAAATCTGCCCAAAAGCTCAGAAATACCCCCGCACACCCccttaatggattttttagcgagtgactATCGACAATAGAATTAgtcaccggtaatttttaatgagttgtggcattctgaccaatcacaggatctgtttcattaaaacacaaacttgattgaattacaatttagGTTCCATCGAAAATACATTTATTATGTTTAAGGTTTCACAATTGGGgagagaggggtgggtgggTATTAGTCTGGTTAGAAACAAGTGAGATAAAGATAAAAGAAAGGCAAAAGGCACCCAAATCCATTGTTAAAGAATGAAACAATCACAACAGCATCTTTCCATTTGTGACCAATTGTCTGTAAAAGTTGATGGCTCACAGTGTTGCTCTAGGTGGGCCTGATCTTCATCTCGGTGAACTTCATGGAGTAGAAAACATAGCCTTCAAAGGTTCTCCAGCTCATCCCGTCTTGGTTAGAATCCCTTCTGCTGGTCTTGTAGTCACCGTTCAGGTTGGAGTAGTGGCAGTTCGTGTACCACCAGGCGCCGTGGAAACGCTGGGCACAGTTCTCTCTGCTGCGCGTGTCGTGGTCCCTGTCCTTGGTGGTGAACTGTGCACCACGGTGATAGGACAGGCTGTCACCTGGGGATGGACAGTCATAGggtggtcagtgtgtgtgtgtgtgtgtgtttgtatgcgtgtgtgtgtttgtgtgtgtaaatacgtaaatacacacacgcacacacacactcacacacacacacactcacacacacacacacacacacacacacacacgcacgcacacacatacacagacatacacacacacacacacacacacacacacacacacacacgcacacacacacacagccacacacacacagccacacacacgcacacagacacacacacacatacacacacacacacacacacacacacacactattccCTTAAATTATCTTCTCAAATGTTCTGCGAAACGTGTATAGCCCCTTTTTAGGACACATACCAGCATTTCCTCCCGTGAAGTTGTCAAAGTGCAAACGAAAGTTGTTGTCACTATCCTCTACGTAGAATCCGCTATATGTCGCATAGCCTGGAGTCTCATTCCACAACTGGAGGTCGACCCGCAGCTGGTAGCGCCGTGAGGTGGTCAGGTTGTGAAGCGCGTCTAGCCCTGCGCATCATAGTAAAGGATACATTTAAAGATATGTCACGATGATTCGTCACGTCATCGTTTGCTAACGCTTAGTTTTGGGATGACCCATATCTCTTGGTGTGAAGGCATGCTGAGTTCACGAGGGATTTATTGTCCACACAAGCTGACATAAATATCGGTGCCATCAGTCTTCAAATAGGACTTGTAGTTGCAGGTGAAAGCTTTTTTCTCTAGCTCTGCTTAAAGTTCTCCCTGCAGTTCGTTCCCTTTGCTTTCGTTCATCGGTGGTCGATGGGTTTACAGGCGATGTTCGTTCTCTTGAAGTCAtcaaaaccttttttttctttttaacaaGGAAACGAATAAAAACGAGCACCGCTGAACACAGTCCGACAAAAAGAACATCACGGCCCTAAAAATCAAAACACTATAAACACGTCAAACAGTGAACGATGTTTTTGGCGTCATCCTTTCTGAGTCACGTGGTGTATTTGTTTCACCTGCAATCGTTTTCCCATCACTATGAGATCAGACgtgtttattttgtattttgtatacagttaaaaaaaatcagttgACAGCTTCACCAAGGAAACCTGTGAGCTAGCGGACAACGCGTGTGACAATGACGATGTCTTTGAAACAAGAACTTTAGCTACGACTGTCAGTGCATTTTCTCTCCCGAAAGCGTAAGTGTTGACAAGTTCTCGAACAATGCCTGATTACTTTACAGATAAATAAAGTAATTCAAGCATTTGGGATTTTATATAAGGATTCTCAACGTTTTGGCACgagtttactttgacacgtacCAAGCCAAAACAGAAACAGTGAATCAAACACGTATGGTTTTGTAgaacatacttttttttttacatgtttaAAAAAAGTTATTCATTTGTATAATTTTATAACGAACCTAGCCAGAAGTTGCCCTCCAGGTCACCAAACCCATTGCGATATTCCGCCCAATCCCGGTAGAAGTCCACTGAGGCGTCCTGTCTTCTCTGAAAGACCTGCAAACAAAGAGCGGTATTAGTGAGTTGACGCTTgcgtgcatgggtgtgtgtgcatgggtgtgtgtgtgcatgggtttGCGAGTTCTTGTGGGAGTATCCCATGAACTGTTTCTGTTTGACCCCCATTGAACCCTTGTGTGCAAGCATATTTATATACACTTAGCAAAAACAATATTGCGACAAATGTGGCACCCCAATTGATTCGTAAATTAATTTCCGCGTCATTTCATTCTGACTTGATATACCATCTGGCACGCCCTTCTGTTTAAACAAATCTTTTACATGGATCACGTGAcagccgctcaagtaagggtaccctcaaaatcgacgtGATAACGGAAGCGACCAAATAAGAAATCGACAAAAGATCCTAACAGGCAAAATTTACAAACGAGCGGGAAGTCAATTCAATTCAGAAGTCAAGGCAACATAAAGACTAGAGAAgtcaggtgcataaaacaaaatgttctgaacaggaaTATGAATGGCCTTTACAATGGTTGTCACAAGTGTTTGATTTGTACATATTCTGATtgtttgcagattttaaaatacggggctatggtttttgtcaggtcgatttttgGGGGTGACCTTttttgacaggctgtcacgggatgcctatacaaagtaccaccAATCGGACAAATGGTGtgtacagctgacataattaccttttcggTCATATAACGTTCAACTACGATAAATTGCCTTgtaatgcttttcttagcgtgcaaaaattgttgcaataattgtttgtcCAAGTTTATAtacaatcttatccttatccaaATGCAATGTTCCGGAAACAAAAGTTTGAAAAACAGTCATAGGATTTTTCACTTACGTTTACAAATTGAAGACTTCGTTTGTCTCTagacaaatgattgatacaaGTACTGCCAAAGGTTCATTTGCATTTAACCACTGGCGTGAATATGCTGTCCATGTTCACATACCCACTCACCTCACACACAACCATCAACGCAACCCCCAATCCCCACCCTaaccgccacacacacacacacacacacacacacacacacacatagacacacacagacacacatacacacacgcagacacacacacacacatacacacacacacacacacacacacacacacacgcacacgcacgcacacacacacacatacacacccacacacacatacacacccacacccatacacacacaaacacacacacacacacacacagacacataaacacacacagacacacgcacacacacacacacacacacacatacacacacacacacacaaccacacacacacacacccgcacccacatacgcacacacccacacccatacacacacaacacaaacacatacacaacacacacacacacaacacacacacatacacacacactcacatactctctcacacacacacactcacacacacacacacacacacacacacacatactttctcacacacacacacacacacacacacacacacacacacacacacacacacacacacacacacacagacacacacacacatacaatccaTCCTCCGTGGTCCGTGGTCTGATCACAGTAGACGGGGGTTGCTTTTCCTGAGATGTAGACTATGCGGATTCCGCTCCGTGGATCGACTTTCAACCAGTCCATACAGTTTGCAGCATTTCCTGAAAATTACATTAGACAAAAAATACCCCTGTTCAGTGACGATAGTGTAACCATTCCACGAAACAAACGTACGCGGGATCTCCTGAACGCAGAAAAAAATGTCACTGTTCAATGACAATAATATAACCATTCAACGAACCGAGGGGATCGTATCCACCGACCGCAGAAaaggacaaaaagaagaagaagaagaagaagaagaagaagaagaagaagaagaagaagaagaagaagaagaagaagaagaagaagaagaagaagaagaagaagaagaagtgccaGATTCACCTTTTGTACTGGGAAACCACGCAGCCAGGTTCCCCGCCGACAAGCAGACAAACATATTAACCAATTAAATCGATGGTAATTTTGAAACTAATTCAATCCAAATCTTTGTATCTGCCTGAGCAACGAGGCCGTGC
The sequence above is a segment of the Littorina saxatilis isolate snail1 linkage group LG3, US_GU_Lsax_2.0, whole genome shotgun sequence genome. Coding sequences within it:
- the LOC138962827 gene encoding ficolin-1-A-like codes for the protein MVQVNKDQANLLQHQTMQISQQNGTMGEMKAELVEVMQANKDQANLLQHQNGIIGEMKADLLNLTTQLSTLTKTVKVSLTRRNAANCMDWLKVDPRSGIRIVYISGKATPVYCDQTTDHGGWIVFQRRQDASVDFYRDWAEYRNGFGDLEGNFWLGLDALHNLTTSRRYQLRVDLQLWNETPGYATYSGFYVEDSDNNFRLHFDNFTGGNAGDSLSYHRGAQFTTKDRDHDTRSRENCAQRFHGAWWYTNCHYSNLNGDYKTSRRDSNQDGMSWRTFEGYVFYSMKFTEMKIRPT